In Topomyia yanbarensis strain Yona2022 chromosome 2, ASM3024719v1, whole genome shotgun sequence, one DNA window encodes the following:
- the LOC131684268 gene encoding uncharacterized protein LOC131684268: protein MAMIRQILIKNDTFLRLVVARTFCSPTTGRTGAAGGAKPVPPKSASGDVPGLSSKCVHSKSGPIGPGASRDGEYKVPEYFCYDKGSYFEAEVEMEKFRLPQPSAKQ from the coding sequence ATGGCTATGATTCGCCAAATTCTAATAAAAAACGACACCTTTCTGCGGCTGGTGGTCGCACGGACCTTCTGCAGCCCCACAACCGGTAGAACTGGGGCCGCGGGTGGTGCAAAGCCTGTTCCTCCGAAGTCCGCGTCTGGAGATGTTCCTGGATTAAGTAGTAAGTGCGTTCACAGCAAATCCGGACCTATAGGACCGGGAGCATCCAGGGACGGCGAGTATAAAGTACCGGAGTACTTCTGCTACGATAAAGGCAGTTATTTCGAGGCTGAAGTCGAAATGGAAAAGTTTCGGTTGCCACAACCTAGCGCAAAGCAGTAA
- the LOC131684267 gene encoding protein FAM177A1: protein MTKMDIPMKNKMESTANFIQHENDVEVQVRAPKRVLHFSDGTMEEFSDDDEDQVDSVPRTETTLEESKMNWSNWMLHKTCRLGSSVLAGCDYVGEGLASMLGITTPKYSFEIEEFKRMQAEQQAEDRAIQNFVEQNRPASSNGEPAAASKDTSAKSTVAESRVPVTSDIEKF, encoded by the exons ATGACAAAGATGGACATTCCGATGAAGAATAAGATGGAATCGACGGCTAATTTTATTCAGCACGAAAATGACGTCGAAGTTCAGGTGCGAGCTCCGAAAAGGGTGTTGCACTTCAGCGATGGAACGATGGAGGAGTTCAGTGACGACGATGAAGATCAAGTGGACTCTGTTCCGCGAACTGAAACAACCTTGGAAGAG TCAAAAATGAACTGGAGCAACTGGATGCTGCACAAGACCTGTCGACTAGGCAGTTCCGTGTTGGCCGGTTGCGATTATGTCGGCGAAGGACTTGCTTCTATGCTGGGAATCACTACCCCGAAGTACAGCTTCGAAATTGAGGAATTCAAACGAATGCAAGCCGAACAACAGGCAGAAGATCGAGCTATTCAGAACTTTGTGGAGCAGAATCGCCCGGCTAGCAGTAATGGTGAACCAGCAGCTGCAAGCAAGGATACCTCGGCAAAATCGACTGTGGCGGAGTCGCGTGTACCAGTAACGAGTGACATTGAGAAGTTTTAA